The nucleotide sequence GCGCATTCCCACCGGCGAGGCCGACCTGGTGCTGGGCTGCGACATGCTGACCGCGGGCGCGCCCGACGCCATCGCCAAGATGCGCCCGGGCCGCAGCTATGCGTTGGTGAACACCTTCGAGCAGCCCACCGGCCATTTCGCGCAGGACCCCGACTGGACCTTCCCGGCCGGCCAGGTGCGCGCGCTGATCGAGGAGTCGGTGGCCGGCAAGGCCGACTTCATCGACGCCACGGGCCTCGCGACCCGGCTCATGGGCGACGCCATTGCGGCCAACCTGTTCCTTTTGGGCTTCGCGTTCCAGAAGGGCTATGTGCCGCTGAGTTCGGCCGCGCTGCTGCGCGCGATCGAGATCAACGGCGTGGCCGTGAAGGCCAACCAGCAGGCCTTCCACTGGGGCCGGCGCGCCGCGCTCGACCTCGCGGCCGTGGCGCGCGAGGCCTCCCCCGCGCAGCCGGTGGCGCTGCAGCTGCCGCAGGGGCTCGATGCCTTGCTCGCGGACCGCACCGCCTTCCTCACGGCCTACCAGGACGCGGCCTATGCGCGGCGCTTCTCGGACTTCGTGGCGCGGGTGCGCGGCGTGGAGCAGGCCCGCGGCCGCGGCGACCGCTTCACGCGCGCGGTGGCGTCCAACCTGTTCAAGCTGATGGCCTACAAGGACGAGTACGAGGTCGCGCGCCTCTACACCGACGGCGCCTTCATGAAGAAGCTGCAGCAGGAATTCGAGGGCACGCCGAAGCTGCGCTTCCACCTCGCGCCGCCGATCCTCGGCCAGCGCGATGCGCAGGGCCGGCCGGTCAAGCGCGCCTTCGGGCCGTGGATGCTGCAGGGCTTCCGCGTGCTGGCCGCGCTGCGCCGGCTGCGCGGAACGGCCTTCGACCCCTTCGGCCGCACCGAGGAACGCCGCACGGAGCGGCGCCTGATCGAGGAGTACCGCGCGGGCATCGAGGACATCCTCGTGCGCTGGGACGAGGTCGACGCCGACACGGCGCTGGCGCTCGCGAAGCTGCCCGAGCAGATCCGCGGTTACGGCCATGTGAAGGAGGCGAGCATCGCCGCCGCGCAGGTGCGCCGCGATGCGCTGCGCTCGCGGCTCCTGGCGTCGCGCGCCGAGGCGGGCCCGGTGGTGCGCGAGGCGGTGCCGGCCTGAGGGGGAAGGGCGAAGGCGATTCCGGAATCACCTGTTCTGGACAGGGCAATCCGGAATCGATAGACTCGCCCGCCATGGCCCGACCCAAAGCCTTCGACCGCAACGCCGCCCTGCAGGGCGCGATCGCCGTGTTCTGCGACCACGGCTACGACGGCACCTCGACCGAGATGCTGCTTGCCGCCATGGGCATCAGCCGCCAGAGCATGTACGACACCTTCGGCGACAAGCGCCGGCTCTATCTTGAGGCGCTGCAGCAGTACGCCGTGGGCCATGTGTCGCAGCACATCCGCGCGCTGCATGGCGGCGCCTCGCCGCGCGCGGGGCTGGCGGCCATGCTCGACGGCATGGCGACCCATTTCGGCGCGCAGGGCCAGCCGGGCTGCATGGGCATCGGCGCGGTCTGCGAGTTCGGCCGCGGCGATGCCGAGGTGAGCCTGTTGACCGACACCGCGGGCCGCATGCTGCAGTCGGCCATCGAGGGCCGCATCGGCGAGGCCCAGGCCGCGGGCGAGATCGATGCCGCGCTCGCGCCGCGCGCGGTCGCGCAGTTCCTGATGGCCACGCTGTCGGGGCTCAAGATCTCGGGGCGTGGCGGCGCTTCGGTCGAGGACCTGCGCGACATCGCGCGCATGGCGATGCGCGGCCTGCGTTGAATGCGTGTGTGTGCGCGCCCGGTTTCGGATGCGCTTTTTTTTGTTCTATTCTGGATCGATCGATCCGTTAAAAAAGGAAATCGACATGACGAAATCCCTCTCCGGCAAGACGGCCCTCGTGACCGGCGGCTCGCGCGGCATCGGCGCGGCCATCGTGCGGCGGCTCGCGAACGACGGCGCGGCCGTGGCCTTCACCTATGCATCGTCGGACGCGGCGGCGCGCGCGCTCGTGGCCGAGATCGAAGGGCAGGGCGGCCGCGCGCTCGCGCTGCGCGCCGACAGCGCCGATGCCCAGGCCGTTCGGCAGGCGGTCGACGCCGCGGCCGAGGCCTTCGGCGGGCTGCACCTGCTGGTGAACAACGCCGGCATCCTGGTGGGCGGCATGGTCGAGGACTACGCGCTCGCCGACTTCGACCGCATGTTCGCGGTCAACGTGCGTTCGGCCTTCGTGGCGGTGCAGGCGGCGGCGAAGCACATGGAGCGCGGCGGGCGCATCGTCATCACCGGCAGCGTGGTGGCCGAGCGCGCGGGCTTCGCGGGCTCGTCGGTCTATGCGATGACCAAGGGCGCGGTGGCCTCGATGGCGCGCGGCCTCGCGCGCGACCTCGGGCCCCGGGGCATCACGGTGAACGTGGTGCAGCCCGGGCCGACCGACACCGACATGGCGCCGAAGTCGGCCTACGGCGAGCGGCTGGAGCCGCTGATGGCGTTGGGACGCATGGGACACGACAGCGAGATCGCGGGCATGGTGGCCTACCTCGCGGGACCCGACGCCAGCTTCGTCACCGGCGCGGCGCTGACGGTGGACGGCGGCTTCCTGGCCTGATCAGGCCAGCGATCGGGCCGCGCGGTAGCCGCCCGGCGTGGTGCCGAAGCGGTCGCGGAAGGCGCGGCTGAAATGGCTGGGGTCGTTGAAGCCGTTGCGGAACGCGATCTCGGTCACGCTCAGCTGCGCGAGCCGCTCGTTGGCCAGCTCCTCGGCCGCGCGCTCGAGGCGGCGCTCGCGCAGGTAGGCGCCGTACTGCGTCTGCTGCGTGGCGAACAGGCGGTGCACCAGCCGCTTGGAGATGCACAGCTCGCGCGCGATCGCCTCGACCGAGAGCTCGGGATCGCAGAGGTTGGCTTCGACATAGGCCGCGAGCCGCTGCCAGCGGTCGCGCTCGTGGCGCCTGGCCGCGCCCGCATCGCCGGCCTGCGGCGCGCCGGCCACGGCTTCGCAGTAGATGGCCGCGAGCAGCGAGACGAAGGACTGCTCCGAGAAATAGGCCAGCGCCGGATGCGGCTGCGCCTGCACCGCGAACAGGCGGTCGAGCTGATGGCGCGCCGACTCGGCCAGCATCGAGCCGGCCTGCGCCAGCGAGGGCTCGAAGTTGTCGCGCAGGTCGGCATAGATGCCGAAGAAGCGCCCGGCCGGCAGCCGCAGCTGCACCAGCCGGCCCGATTCGTCGAGCGCGCAGGTCGAGGGCAGCCGCGTGGTGCGGAACACGATGTCGCCTTTGCGAAAAGGCAGCCGGCGGCCAGCCTGCTCGATCGTGCCCTGGCCGTCGACCGCGATCATCGCGAGCACCTCGCCCGCGCCGTCGTGGCCCGACTGGCCCGCCGCATGGCGCACCTGCATCGGCGTGGAATCGAAGCTGACCGCGATGCCGCCGCCCACGAGCCGGCAGGCCTCGAGGTTCATGCGCGGATGGCTGTGCTGCACGCTGAGTTCGCCGGGGTAGACCAGCGCGTCGAGCGTGGTCGAGTAGCCGCGCAGGTCGCCCGGATAGAAGGGGCGCAGGTGCGGCGCGAAGCTCAGGTGCGGAGTCGGGTCGTGGTGCATGGTGGGATGGAAGCCGGGCCGCGTGCATGGTTCGTGCCAAGGGCGGTCCGCGCCCGCAGTCTGGAGGGCGCGCCGCGGCCGCACATCGAGACTTTCCACTAGCGGGCAGGGTCGGGGTCCCGTCGCGTTGGCGCGCTGGATCAATGCGCGTGCGCGCAGGCGCAAGGCCCGGCGCGGCATCGCTTCCTACATTGGCGGCCATCGACCACCGATGAAGGAACTCCGCGTGAACCCCACCGTCACAGACGCCCCCTCCGCCGACGCGCCCCTGAAGCTCGACGGCCTCACCGTCGGCCACTGGAGCGATGCCGAGAAGCTCGCGCTGAGCTGCCGCATCCTCGCGAAGGAGGGCCATTCCGAAACCCTGGCCGGCCAGATCACGGTGCGCCAGGCCGACGGCAGCTTCCTCACCACGCCGCTGGCGCATGCGTTCGGCGAGATCCGCGCGGGCTCGGTGATGCGCATCGACGATTCGCTGCGCGTGCTCGAGGGCCGCGGCGTGCCGAACCCGGCCGTGCGTTTCCACCTCTGGGTGTACCGGCGCCGGCCCGACGTCAACTGCGTGATCCACACCCATCCGCCCTATGTGTCGGCGCTGTCGATGACCGGCGAGCCGCTGCAGGTCGCGCACATGGATGCCACGCCCTTCTTCGACGACTGCGCCTTCCTCGCCGAATGGCCGGGCCTGCCGATCGCCGACGTGGAGGGCGAGATCATCTCGGCCGCCCTCGGCGGCAAGCGCTGCGTGCTGCTGGCCAACCATGGCTTCCTGGCCGCCACCTCGAGCGTGGAGGAGTCGCTCTACCTCTCGGTGCTAATCGAGCGCGCCGCGCGCAACCAGCTGATAGCGCAGAGCGCCTACGGCCGGCTCAAGCTGGTCGATCCGGCGCTGGCACGCGAATCGCACGACTTCCTGATGCAGCCGAGCATCGTGAAAGCCAGCTTCGCGATGTTCGCGCGGCAGCTCGACGCCAAGGAGATCTGAGATGAGCGAGGACCTGCATTTCCTGGAACTGACCGAGGTGGCGCAGCGGCTGCGCGAGCGCGCGCTGTCGCCGGTGGAACTGACCGAGCGCATGCTGGCGCGCATCGAGGCCGTCGACCCCGCGCTGCACGCCTATGCGCGCACCATGCCCGAGAGCGCGCGCGCCGAGGCGCGCCGTGCCGAGGAGGAGATCGCGCGTGGCGGCTGGCGCGGCCTGCTGCACGGCGTGCCGGTGGCGGTCAAGGACAACTGCCATGCGGCCGGCGTGGTCTGCGCCAACGGCACCGAGGTCTACGCCGACTTCAGGCCCGAGCGCGACTCGACCGTGGTGCGCAAGCTGCGCGAGGCCGGCGCGGTGATCCTCGGCAAGCTGCAGCACACCGAGGGCGCGTTCGCCGAGCACCACCGCAGCATCGTCGCGCCGGTCAATCCGTGGAACGCGGACCAGTGGCCCGGCGCCTCCTCGAGCGGCTCGGGCGTGGGCACGGCCGCGGGCCTGTGCTTCGGCTCGCTGGGCACCGACACGGGCGGATCGATCCGCTTTCCCTGCGCGGCCAACAACCTCACGGGGCTGAAGCCGAGCTGGGGCCGCGTGTCGCGCTTCGGCGTGTTCGAGAACTCGGCCTCGCTCGACCATGTGGGGCCGATGACGCGCAGCGCGGCCGACGCGGCGGCGATGCTCGCCGCGCTGGCCGGTGCCGACGAGGACGATCCCACCGCGCTGCCCGATGCCGTGCCCGACTACCTGGCGCTGTCGGCCCAGGGCGTGGCGGGGCTGCGGATCGGCATCGATGCCGAGCACATCGCACGCGACGTCGATGCACCCACGCGCGCCGCGATGCAGGCGGCGCTGGCCACGCTCACCGGACTGGGCGCCACGCTGCGCGAGGTGCGGCTGCCCGATCCGTCGGAGGTGATCGCGGGCTGGCTGCGCTTCTCGGCGGTGGAGATGGCGGCCGCGCACGAGGCCACGTACCCGGCGCAGAAGGAGCGCTACGGCCCGGTGCTCTCGGGCTTCATCGAGGTGGGCCGCGCGCAGTCGGGCATCGCGCTGCAGAAGCTGCTGATGCAGCGGCTGAACTTCCGCGGCGCGCTGACCAAGCTGTTCGGCGACATCGACCTGCTCGCGATCCCCGTGACCTGCGACGCCGGTTTCAGCAATGCACGCATGGCCACGCTGGGCACCGACGAGGGCGACCTGCTCAAGCTGCTGCGCTTCACCGCGCCCTACGACATGAGCGGCCATCCGACGCTGACCTTGCCCTGCGGCTTCACGCCCGAGGGCCATCCGATCGGCTTCCAGCTCGTGGCGGCGCACCTGCATGAGGCAACGATGCTGCGCGCCGGCCGCGCCTACCAGGGCGCGACCGACTGGCATCGGCGTCATCCGGCTTCGATTCCGAACCACAACGAGGAGCACCCCGCATGAACACCATCGCCACACCTGTGGGCGCCGCCGCGCCCGCCAAGCCGCAGAGCGTCTGGAAGGTCGGCGCCGCCACCATGGCCGGCACCGCGATCGAGGGCTTCGACTTCCTGGCCTACGGCACGGCGGCCGCGCTGGTCTTCAACAAGCTGTTCTTCCCGAATTTCGATCCGGTGACCGGCACGCTCGCGGCCTTCGGCACCTTCGCCAGCGGCATGCTCGCGCGGCCGATCGGCGGCATCGTGTTCGGCCACTACGGCGACCGGCTCGGCCGCAAGGCCATGCTCACGCTGAGCCTCTTGATGATGGGGATCTGCACGGTGCTGATCGGCGTGCTGCCGACCTACGAGTCGATCGGGCTCTGGGCCGCGGTGCTGCTGGTGCTGCTGCGCATCGGCCAGGGCCTGTCCTTCGGCGGCGAGCTCGGCGGCGCGATGCTGATGGCGGTCGAGCATGCGCCGCCGCGCTGGCGCTCGCTGGTGGGCAGCATGCCGCAGATGGGCGCGCCGATCGGCGTGCTGCTGTCGT is from Variovorax paradoxus and encodes:
- a CDS encoding TetR/AcrR family transcriptional regulator, with protein sequence MARPKAFDRNAALQGAIAVFCDHGYDGTSTEMLLAAMGISRQSMYDTFGDKRRLYLEALQQYAVGHVSQHIRALHGGASPRAGLAAMLDGMATHFGAQGQPGCMGIGAVCEFGRGDAEVSLLTDTAGRMLQSAIEGRIGEAQAAGEIDAALAPRAVAQFLMATLSGLKISGRGGASVEDLRDIARMAMRGLR
- a CDS encoding 3-oxoacyl-ACP reductase FabG; translated protein: MTKSLSGKTALVTGGSRGIGAAIVRRLANDGAAVAFTYASSDAAARALVAEIEGQGGRALALRADSADAQAVRQAVDAAAEAFGGLHLLVNNAGILVGGMVEDYALADFDRMFAVNVRSAFVAVQAAAKHMERGGRIVITGSVVAERAGFAGSSVYAMTKGAVASMARGLARDLGPRGITVNVVQPGPTDTDMAPKSAYGERLEPLMALGRMGHDSEIAGMVAYLAGPDASFVTGAALTVDGGFLA
- a CDS encoding AraC family transcriptional regulator, whose protein sequence is MHHDPTPHLSFAPHLRPFYPGDLRGYSTTLDALVYPGELSVQHSHPRMNLEACRLVGGGIAVSFDSTPMQVRHAAGQSGHDGAGEVLAMIAVDGQGTIEQAGRRLPFRKGDIVFRTTRLPSTCALDESGRLVQLRLPAGRFFGIYADLRDNFEPSLAQAGSMLAESARHQLDRLFAVQAQPHPALAYFSEQSFVSLLAAIYCEAVAGAPQAGDAGAARRHERDRWQRLAAYVEANLCDPELSVEAIARELCISKRLVHRLFATQQTQYGAYLRERRLERAAEELANERLAQLSVTEIAFRNGFNDPSHFSRAFRDRFGTTPGGYRAARSLA
- a CDS encoding aldolase; the protein is MKELRVNPTVTDAPSADAPLKLDGLTVGHWSDAEKLALSCRILAKEGHSETLAGQITVRQADGSFLTTPLAHAFGEIRAGSVMRIDDSLRVLEGRGVPNPAVRFHLWVYRRRPDVNCVIHTHPPYVSALSMTGEPLQVAHMDATPFFDDCAFLAEWPGLPIADVEGEIISAALGGKRCVLLANHGFLAATSSVEESLYLSVLIERAARNQLIAQSAYGRLKLVDPALARESHDFLMQPSIVKASFAMFARQLDAKEI
- a CDS encoding amidase, with translation MSEDLHFLELTEVAQRLRERALSPVELTERMLARIEAVDPALHAYARTMPESARAEARRAEEEIARGGWRGLLHGVPVAVKDNCHAAGVVCANGTEVYADFRPERDSTVVRKLREAGAVILGKLQHTEGAFAEHHRSIVAPVNPWNADQWPGASSSGSGVGTAAGLCFGSLGTDTGGSIRFPCAANNLTGLKPSWGRVSRFGVFENSASLDHVGPMTRSAADAAAMLAALAGADEDDPTALPDAVPDYLALSAQGVAGLRIGIDAEHIARDVDAPTRAAMQAALATLTGLGATLREVRLPDPSEVIAGWLRFSAVEMAAAHEATYPAQKERYGPVLSGFIEVGRAQSGIALQKLLMQRLNFRGALTKLFGDIDLLAIPVTCDAGFSNARMATLGTDEGDLLKLLRFTAPYDMSGHPTLTLPCGFTPEGHPIGFQLVAAHLHEATMLRAGRAYQGATDWHRRHPASIPNHNEEHPA